A segment of the Brevibacterium zhoupengii genome:
CATGGGCGAAGTCGTGAAGGCCGATCCTGACAAGGGCGTCGTACGGCGTGGTGTGACATTGCTCAAGGGTTTACTCGCTTCAATCACGACAGGCGCTAACCAGGCAGTGACCGCAGAGAGCGCTGAATTCGCTCGCGAAGCAATCGAAGCTCTCGGGAACGCCGTTGGGTCCTGACTCACCGCACAGCTCTGCCGATTCTGGTTCTCCAGCGGCCGGCGGGCAGGAAGGAGATGTTCTTCCTGCGCTCAGTCTCCTGCCCGAGCATGTCTACTAGTGCGCTGTCAGATCGGCGTACTTCCCCGAGCCGTTCAGCGCGGTGTAGAGCGTCTGACGTGAGACGTTCAGGTCACGGGCCACCTTCGCCTTTGGCACGCCCTCTGAGACCCGCCGACGGGCATCTGCGATCTGCTCGGGGGTGAGCTTCGGCTTGCGCTCGTACACACCCTTCTTCTTCGCGAGAGCGATCCCCTCGGCCTGGCGTTCACGGATGGTGGCCCTCTCCAACTGAGCCACAGCGGCCAGGATGGTCAGCATGAACTCGCCTTGAGGCGTGTCCGTGTTGAGAGCTGGGTTGTCGATGAACTCGACGGCGACACCCTTCGCCTGGAGCTGTTCGACGAGATCGAGGAGGTCTCGGGTCGACCGTGCCAACCGATCCGGGGACTTCACCCGTACAATGTCGCCTTCGCGAACATAGGAGATCATCTCGGCCAGCTGGGCA
Coding sequences within it:
- a CDS encoding recombinase family protein, whose protein sequence is MTGHRGQTVGYVRVSAVDQNQARQVEAIGVVDRLFSEKVSGKNVDDRAQLAEMISYVREGDIVRVKSPDRLARSTRDLLDLVEQLQAKGVAVEFIDNPALNTDTPQGEFMLTILAAVAQLERATIRERQAEGIALAKKKGVYERKPKLTPEQIADARRRVSEGVPKAKVARDLNVSRQTLYTALNGSGKYADLTAH